Proteins encoded in a region of the Zea mays cultivar B73 chromosome 4, Zm-B73-REFERENCE-NAM-5.0, whole genome shotgun sequence genome:
- the LOC103652890 gene encoding shewanella-like protein phosphatase 2 has protein sequence MAAAPSPSVPACSDLPAAVSAFADAFVDFAVSGIFFPTFPSSSSPPPRPKTPTTFLPSLSRLVAIGDLHGDLPKSLSALRLAGLVPPSCTPDSPSASSSWAAGPTLAVQLGDILDRGGDELRLLYLLRRLSLSAESRGGAFLPILGNHEVMNVSGDFRFATPQGFQEFSAWAGWYRAGLAIKRRCGEHLDPQPRNPFLGVPKSFPGVKPEFWDGMRSRLAALRPDGPIARRFLADLPTVLVVGDSVFVHGGLLEANVEYGLERINAEVSEWIRGEGGDNARAPEYVRGRDAVVWLRRFSDGFDCDCKRLEGVLGMIPGAKRMVMGHTIQTVGINAVCSAQAVRVDVGLSRGCGNGLPEVLEINAGGTDVRVITTPPSEAWMYRKQEVEKAAAAVAEKSVEVKDGLALLVRESHGLKEVGVKA, from the coding sequence ATGGCGGCGGCCCCGTCCCCCTCCGTCCCCGCCTGCAGCGACCTCCCGGCTGCCGTATCCGCCTTCGCCGACGCGTTCGTGGACTTTGCCGTGTCCGGCATCTTCTTCCCGACCTTCCCGTCCTCCTCCTCGCCCCCTCCTCGCCCGAAGACTCCGACCACCTTCCTCCCTTCCTTATCCCGGCTCGTCGCCATCGGAGATCTCCACGGGGACCTGCCCAAGTCCCTCTCCGCGCTCCGCCTCGCCGGCCTCGTGCCCCCGTCTTGCACCCCCGACTCCCCCTCCGCCTCCTCCTCATGGGCCGCGGGGCCCACCCTCGCCGTCCAGCTCGGCGACATCCTCGACCGCGGCGGCGACGAGCTCCGCCTCCTATACCTACTCCGCCGCCTCTCCCTCTCCGCAGAGAGCCGCGGAGGCGCGTTCCTCCCCATCCTCGGCAACCACGAGGTCATGAACGTCTCCGGCGACTTCCGCTTCGCCACGCCGCAGGGTTTTCAGGAGTTCTCCGCCTGGGCAGGGTGGTACCGCGCGGGGCTCGCCATCAAGCGCCGCTGCGGCGAGCACCTCGACCCGCAGCCGAGGAACCCCTTTCTCGGCGTGCCCAAGTCCTTCCCCGGCGTCAAGCCGGAGTTCTGGGACGGGATGCGGTcccgcctcgccgccctccgACCCGACGGGCCCATTGCGCGCCGGTTCCTGGCCGACCTCCCTACCGTGCTTGTAGTGGGCGACTCGGTGTTCGTCCATGGAGGGCTCCTCGAGGCCAACGTCGAGTACGGCCTGGAGCGGATCAATGCGGAGGTCAGCGAGTGGATCCGCGGCGAGGGTGGCGACAATGCCAGGGCGCCCGAGTATGTGCGAGGCCGGGACGCCGTGGTCTGGCTGAGGAGGTTCTCCGACGGCTTCGATTGTGACTGCAAGAGGCTGGAGGGGGTGCTTGGGATGATCCCTGGGGCCAAGAGAATGGTGATGGGGCACACAATTCAGACAGTGGGGATCAATGCAGTGTGTAGCGCACAGGCGGTGAGGGTGGATGTGGGGCTGTCAAGGGGATGCGGGAACGGGCTGCCTGAGGTGCTTGAGATCAATGCTGGTGGCACTGATGTCAGGGTGATCACGACGCCTCCCTCAGAGGCCTGGATGTATAGGAAGCAAGAGGTGGAGAAGGCTGCCGCAGCGGTCGCGGAGAAGAGCGTTGAGGTGAAGGATGGGCTTGCGTTGCTGGTAAGAGAGAGCCATGGGTTAAAAGAGGTAGGAGTTAAGGCTTAG